A part of Paraburkholderia azotifigens genomic DNA contains:
- a CDS encoding FUSC family protein — MNGDTGIAARPRWHDELTQYWREDYPRFRHVAKVAIASTLAMGLCMLLELRGPATAMVSCIVVMMFQQSGMVIARGFYRGLGMLGGSLAGLVLVSLFSQASWMFLLVLASWIGLCVFGSSYFRNFQSYGFLLTGYATAITSLPALSNPYGVFDNLVYTVSEVVIGVACASLVSALIFPRRVTPDLVAASNGTIGHLFAAVHALLGTALPKDRFGTMLDLLRERANVQSLRVGAVFEDPSIRLQNHAFIQLDTNFVDALASAHMLNEAIAQACVEADSRAPLAMRELIDRLLSIVPDSLPPGARAQQQVGALSAPLAEFERGLDSRIDALLQTMHGEPEAQRAFIETTGAALHGLVGNLRALCRSFVEARGADQRPWQQSVVRSLTHLDSTRATANRAAAIINGMRAAAAVLAVGAMWLASGWVGGSSALVSVAIVSALFTLAPDPVVASWQMFCGCVAGTVAGFLMSFFVFPLFDSFALLAACLAFPIMFSAYLNTFPKTATLGLGFGVFFCYSVNVANPVTYHPAQFLDTAFGLSLGIAAAAVAFSTIVPLAGDWISKQYLKQIRSLVTKSARDRGLDDLSQRFESGMRGFIMRIASAPAGERVDQTRLVAAAFAALEVGRAMIVIRQDTERVAALLPENWRAVQDEWLDALADVFSAATTGSRARAMRATLRAEQALARVGPSVTASDSLLVKRMYRLMRFSALMLNDDTLPLWQAANAAQAVAASGVTA; from the coding sequence ATGAACGGCGACACAGGCATCGCGGCACGTCCGCGATGGCATGACGAACTCACGCAGTACTGGCGCGAAGACTATCCGCGCTTCAGGCATGTCGCGAAGGTCGCGATCGCGTCGACGCTCGCCATGGGCCTGTGCATGCTGCTCGAACTGCGCGGCCCGGCGACGGCGATGGTGTCGTGCATCGTCGTGATGATGTTCCAGCAGAGCGGCATGGTGATCGCGCGCGGCTTCTATCGCGGCCTCGGTATGCTCGGCGGCAGTCTCGCGGGGCTGGTGCTGGTGTCGCTGTTCTCGCAGGCCTCGTGGATGTTCCTGCTCGTGCTGGCTTCGTGGATCGGACTCTGTGTGTTCGGCTCGTCGTACTTCCGCAACTTCCAGTCGTATGGTTTTCTGCTGACGGGCTATGCGACGGCCATTACCTCGCTGCCTGCCTTGTCGAATCCGTATGGCGTGTTCGACAACCTGGTCTATACCGTGAGCGAAGTGGTGATCGGCGTGGCATGCGCGAGCCTCGTCAGTGCACTGATCTTTCCGCGCCGCGTGACGCCCGATCTGGTCGCGGCGAGCAACGGCACTATCGGCCATCTGTTCGCCGCCGTTCACGCGCTGCTCGGCACGGCGCTGCCGAAGGACCGGTTCGGCACGATGCTCGATCTGCTGCGCGAGCGCGCAAACGTGCAAAGCCTGCGCGTGGGCGCCGTGTTCGAAGATCCGTCGATCCGTTTGCAGAATCATGCGTTCATCCAGCTCGATACGAATTTCGTCGATGCACTGGCATCCGCGCACATGCTGAACGAGGCGATCGCGCAGGCTTGCGTCGAAGCGGATTCGCGCGCGCCGCTTGCGATGCGCGAGCTGATCGACAGGTTGCTGTCGATCGTGCCGGACAGTCTGCCGCCAGGCGCACGGGCGCAGCAGCAGGTTGGCGCGCTGTCGGCGCCGCTTGCCGAATTCGAGCGCGGGCTCGACAGCCGTATCGACGCGTTGCTGCAGACGATGCACGGCGAACCCGAAGCGCAGCGCGCCTTCATCGAGACGACGGGTGCGGCGCTGCATGGTTTGGTCGGCAATCTGCGCGCGCTGTGCCGCAGTTTCGTCGAAGCGCGCGGCGCGGATCAGCGGCCGTGGCAGCAGTCGGTGGTGCGCTCGCTCACGCATCTCGACAGCACGCGCGCCACCGCCAACCGCGCGGCGGCCATCATCAACGGCATGCGCGCGGCCGCCGCCGTGCTCGCTGTCGGCGCGATGTGGCTCGCGTCGGGCTGGGTCGGCGGATCGAGCGCGCTGGTGTCCGTCGCGATCGTCAGTGCGCTGTTCACGCTGGCACCCGATCCCGTCGTCGCGAGCTGGCAGATGTTTTGCGGCTGCGTCGCCGGGACTGTCGCCGGTTTCCTGATGAGCTTCTTCGTGTTCCCGCTGTTCGACAGTTTTGCGCTGCTTGCCGCGTGCCTCGCGTTTCCCATCATGTTCAGCGCGTACCTGAATACGTTTCCGAAAACGGCGACGCTCGGCCTCGGCTTCGGCGTGTTCTTCTGTTATTCGGTGAACGTCGCGAACCCCGTGACCTATCATCCCGCGCAGTTTCTCGACACGGCCTTCGGCCTGTCGCTGGGCATTGCCGCCGCCGCCGTCGCGTTCTCGACGATCGTGCCGCTCGCGGGCGACTGGATCTCGAAGCAGTATCTGAAGCAGATCCGTTCGCTCGTCACGAAGTCTGCCCGTGACCGCGGTCTCGACGATCTCTCGCAGCGCTTCGAGTCGGGCATGCGCGGCTTCATCATGCGGATCGCGTCCGCGCCTGCGGGCGAGCGCGTGGATCAGACGCGGCTCGTCGCTGCGGCATTCGCAGCCCTCGAAGTCGGCCGCGCGATGATCGTGATCCGCCAGGACACGGAACGCGTGGCCGCGCTGTTGCCGGAAAACTGGCGAGCGGTTCAGGACGAGTGGCTCGATGCGCTGGCCGACGTGTTCTCCGCTGCGACGACCGGATCGCGAGCGCGCGCGATGCGCGCGACCTTGCGTGCAGAGCAGGCGCTTGCACGCGTCGGGCCCTCTGTGACAGCGTCCGATTCGCTGCTCGTCAAGCGCATGTACCGGCTGATGCGTTTCAGCGCATTGATGCTTAACGACGATACGTTGCCGCTGTGGCAGGCCGCGAACGCTGCGCAAGCTGTCGCTGCATCGGGAGTGACGGCATGA
- a CDS encoding HlyD family secretion protein, with protein MKPQSFLRALFTATILLVAVVLVRLLWVDYMYSPWTRDGRVRADVIDVATDVSGLVSEVRVKDNQFVHRGDVLFVLDPYRFHYAVAQADADVARAQAEMTRARAQMAEGASLDQMKRAQAARRANLAGDVISDESRDDAAAAANQTDAAYRADAAAYAAAEALYRAALVEQQTAQLNLTRSEVRAPADGYITNLNLYPGDYASAGSARMALIDSHSFWVYGYFEETKIPRVHVGDHAVVRLMSGGVDIHGHVDSLSSGIADRDNPTGTGDLLANVNPIFTWVRLAQRVPVRVHLDKVPPGVHLAAGMTCTVTLQPGGNVRS; from the coding sequence ATGAAACCGCAATCCTTCCTGCGCGCGCTCTTCACGGCGACGATCCTGCTGGTCGCCGTCGTGCTGGTGCGCCTTCTGTGGGTCGACTACATGTATTCGCCGTGGACGCGCGACGGCCGCGTGCGCGCCGATGTGATCGACGTGGCGACGGACGTGTCGGGGCTCGTCAGCGAAGTGCGCGTGAAGGACAACCAGTTCGTGCATCGCGGCGACGTGCTGTTCGTACTCGACCCGTATCGCTTCCACTATGCCGTTGCACAAGCCGATGCCGACGTCGCGCGGGCCCAGGCCGAGATGACGCGGGCGAGAGCGCAGATGGCGGAAGGGGCGTCGCTCGACCAGATGAAGCGCGCGCAGGCGGCGCGGCGCGCGAATCTGGCGGGCGACGTGATTTCCGACGAAAGCCGCGACGATGCGGCAGCGGCCGCGAACCAGACGGACGCGGCGTATCGCGCCGATGCCGCGGCCTATGCGGCTGCTGAGGCGCTGTATCGCGCGGCGCTCGTCGAGCAGCAGACGGCACAGCTCAATCTGACGCGCAGCGAAGTCAGGGCGCCCGCCGACGGCTACATCACGAACCTGAACCTGTACCCCGGCGACTACGCGAGCGCGGGCAGCGCGCGGATGGCGCTGATCGACTCGCACTCGTTCTGGGTCTACGGCTACTTCGAGGAAACGAAGATTCCGCGCGTGCATGTCGGCGATCATGCCGTCGTGCGGCTGATGTCGGGCGGCGTGGACATTCACGGACACGTGGACAGTCTGTCGAGCGGCATCGCCGATCGCGACAATCCGACCGGCACGGGCGATCTGCTGGCGAATGTGAATCCGATCTTCACGTGGGTCCGGCTCGCGCAGCGCGTGCCCGTGCGCGTGCATCTCGACAAGGTGCCGCCCGGCGTTCACCTCGCTGCCGGGATGACGTGCACCGTCACGTTGCAGCCGGGCGGGAACGTACGTTCGTAA
- a CDS encoding DUF1656 domain-containing protein — translation MPAEIEIGSFLVPYLLPVLIGCAVVFVMLDLLFARLGVYRYAWHPGLFRVALFAAMFSGVSLLVRG, via the coding sequence ATGCCCGCCGAAATTGAAATCGGTTCGTTTCTCGTGCCTTATCTGCTGCCTGTGCTGATCGGCTGCGCGGTGGTCTTCGTGATGCTCGATCTGCTGTTCGCGCGGCTCGGCGTGTACCGCTACGCGTGGCACCCGGGGCTGTTCCGCGTCGCGCTGTTCGCTGCGATGTTCAGCGGCGTCTCGCTGCTGGTGCGCGGTTGA
- a CDS encoding ATP-binding protein, translating into MIQIGTLLVNFEQREIRQQGRPVRIGARAFDILEVLYRAEGGIVSKDAIMDAVWPGSIVEENRLQVHIAALRKLFGADRELIKTVPGRGYLLVSENRQAHAPERHGVSPSGGLPACSATLVGRHIEVAQIIDRLGQASVVTLVGAGGIGKTCLAVHVAREMRERFGEPVYFVELAKASTREAVLKTLAGALRIDACDDYLSQERLADVLAAAPCLLVLDNAEHVIDVIATLVEALTARAHALRVLVTSREPLHIWAESVFRIEPLAVPASDSPASAILAHSAVELFLSRAKSAAPECAADEDALRLVGEICRRLEGLPLAIELAAARVATLGVEGVASRLDDRLNLLTGGLRSALPRHQTLRATFDWSYALLDGTSRMLFRRLGFFAGAFTFDAVCTVATEPDMPIAGVISSLSELATKSLLSVEFCGAIAQYRLTESTRAYAMEKLRDEGELQRIASRHMQYLQERIEHGRLPVGEIAQGLPATEPRLALDDARAAFEWAFSPGGNPALGVALAGSLVGTLMHGSLLHECHERSGRALAALDALPRGSVDSLCEMRLCSAYASTLLHAGGPMHEAGPLWKRVLVLAREARDEAFEARALWGAWNSTLARSDIHASFRFATRFQAFAERCGTPWQQVLGAEMIAVSLHCFGEHEQARVRLERAIAALTELGPAAPGPIGLPVDPFNFGNGTLARIVWMQGHPEQAMQLVENVVNSIRPDMLEPSLSHVLAVAAVPIALYSGELEAASRYLAVLQSQVALNRFEIWQAYAECHAAHLDILQGHPHAGLAKLEAALQRLMSCGFRRVLTPMITLCAETLARTGRIAEARMRLDEALEYCEAHGEHFFIAELQRVLGVTALEQARVLQSGRRAAMADEFETEGRRHLLDAIQTSREQHAPMLELRAVLNFADHLLERGETSRAASLLADVSTRIDMQSNAPDIRRLAQLLHETCAVRQAHDLDADSGQAVMANGI; encoded by the coding sequence ATGATTCAGATCGGCACATTGCTCGTCAACTTCGAACAGCGAGAGATTCGTCAGCAGGGCCGGCCGGTGCGGATCGGGGCCCGTGCTTTCGACATTCTCGAAGTGCTGTATCGCGCCGAGGGCGGCATCGTGTCGAAGGACGCCATCATGGATGCCGTGTGGCCGGGCTCGATTGTCGAGGAGAACCGGCTGCAGGTTCACATCGCGGCGCTGCGCAAGCTGTTCGGCGCGGACCGCGAACTCATCAAGACCGTGCCGGGGCGCGGCTATCTGCTCGTGTCGGAGAACCGGCAAGCGCACGCGCCGGAGCGTCATGGCGTTTCGCCGTCGGGCGGACTGCCGGCGTGTTCCGCGACCCTGGTGGGCCGTCATATCGAAGTCGCGCAGATCATCGACCGTCTGGGCCAGGCGTCCGTCGTCACGCTGGTCGGCGCGGGCGGCATCGGCAAGACGTGCCTCGCCGTGCATGTCGCGCGCGAAATGCGCGAGCGCTTCGGCGAGCCGGTGTACTTCGTCGAACTGGCGAAGGCGTCGACGCGCGAGGCCGTGCTGAAGACGCTGGCGGGCGCATTGCGGATCGACGCCTGCGACGACTATCTGAGCCAGGAGCGGCTCGCCGACGTGCTCGCTGCCGCGCCGTGCCTGCTCGTGCTCGACAACGCCGAGCACGTGATCGACGTGATCGCGACGCTCGTCGAAGCGCTTACCGCGCGCGCACACGCGCTGCGCGTGCTGGTGACGAGCCGTGAGCCGCTGCACATCTGGGCCGAGTCCGTGTTTCGCATCGAGCCGCTTGCGGTGCCCGCGAGCGACTCGCCGGCCAGCGCGATCCTCGCGCACTCGGCCGTCGAACTGTTCCTGAGCCGTGCGAAATCGGCCGCGCCCGAATGCGCCGCCGACGAAGACGCGCTTCGCCTTGTCGGCGAAATCTGCCGGCGGCTCGAAGGCCTTCCGCTCGCCATCGAACTCGCGGCCGCGCGCGTGGCAACGCTCGGCGTCGAAGGCGTGGCGTCGCGTCTCGACGACCGCCTGAACCTGCTGACGGGCGGGCTGCGCTCGGCGCTGCCGCGCCATCAGACGCTGCGCGCGACCTTCGACTGGAGCTACGCGCTGCTCGACGGGACCTCGCGGATGCTGTTCAGGCGGCTCGGGTTCTTCGCGGGTGCATTTACTTTCGACGCCGTCTGCACGGTCGCCACCGAACCCGACATGCCCATCGCCGGCGTCATTTCGAGCCTGAGCGAGCTGGCCACCAAATCGCTGTTGTCCGTCGAGTTCTGCGGCGCGATAGCGCAATACCGGCTGACGGAATCCACGCGCGCGTACGCGATGGAAAAGCTGCGCGACGAGGGCGAGCTGCAGCGCATCGCGTCGCGGCACATGCAATACCTGCAGGAACGGATCGAGCACGGCAGGCTGCCCGTCGGCGAAATCGCGCAGGGGCTGCCTGCCACCGAACCTCGCCTTGCGCTCGACGACGCACGCGCCGCCTTCGAATGGGCCTTCTCACCGGGCGGCAATCCGGCGCTCGGCGTGGCGCTGGCGGGATCGCTCGTGGGCACGCTGATGCACGGCTCGCTGCTGCACGAATGCCATGAGCGCTCGGGACGCGCACTGGCCGCGCTCGACGCGCTGCCGCGCGGATCCGTCGACAGCCTGTGCGAAATGCGCCTGTGCTCCGCGTATGCGTCGACACTGCTGCACGCGGGCGGCCCGATGCACGAAGCGGGGCCGCTGTGGAAACGCGTGCTGGTGCTCGCACGCGAGGCGCGCGACGAAGCCTTCGAAGCGCGCGCGCTTTGGGGCGCATGGAATTCGACGCTCGCGCGCTCGGACATTCATGCGTCGTTCCGTTTCGCGACGCGTTTCCAGGCATTCGCGGAGCGCTGCGGCACGCCGTGGCAACAGGTGCTCGGCGCCGAAATGATTGCCGTCTCGCTGCACTGCTTCGGCGAGCACGAGCAGGCGCGCGTGCGGCTCGAGCGGGCCATTGCCGCGCTGACGGAACTCGGGCCGGCGGCGCCGGGCCCCATCGGTCTTCCCGTCGATCCGTTCAACTTCGGCAACGGCACGCTCGCGCGCATCGTGTGGATGCAAGGCCATCCCGAGCAGGCGATGCAGCTCGTCGAGAACGTCGTCAATTCGATTCGGCCCGACATGCTGGAGCCGTCGCTCAGCCACGTGCTCGCGGTGGCCGCCGTGCCCATCGCGCTGTATAGCGGCGAACTCGAAGCGGCGTCGCGCTATCTCGCCGTGCTGCAATCGCAGGTCGCATTGAACCGCTTCGAGATCTGGCAAGCGTATGCCGAGTGCCACGCAGCCCACCTCGACATTCTTCAGGGACATCCGCACGCCGGTCTCGCGAAGCTCGAAGCGGCGCTGCAACGCCTGATGTCATGCGGCTTCCGGCGCGTGCTCACGCCAATGATCACGTTATGCGCTGAGACGCTGGCGCGCACGGGGCGCATCGCCGAAGCGCGGATGCGACTCGACGAGGCGCTCGAGTACTGCGAGGCGCATGGCGAGCATTTCTTCATCGCCGAGCTTCAGCGCGTGCTGGGCGTCACGGCGCTCGAACAGGCGCGAGTGCTTCAGTCGGGTCGACGCGCGGCGATGGCCGACGAGTTCGAAACGGAAGGGCGGCGTCATCTGCTCGACGCGATACAGACGTCAAGGGAACAGCATGCGCCGATGCTCGAACTGCGCGCCGTGCTGAACTTCGCGGACCATCTGCTCGAACGCGGCGAGACATCACGGGCTGCGTCGCTGCTCGCCGACGTGAGCACGCGTATCGACATGCAATCGAACGCACCCGATATCCGCCGGCTCGCGCAGCTGCTGCACGAAACGTGCGCGGTCCGACAGGCCCACGACCTCGATGCCGATAGCGGACAGGCCGTCATGGCCAACGGCATCTGA
- a CDS encoding efflux transporter outer membrane subunit has product MKQRPPILKTACRVTAMAALGVLLCSCINGGGIRPHETALDPASLDAGNAIRTTRDAAAWPSDRWWQQWGDPQLDTLVDDATSGNPGLKEAQARIDNARFQAQIAGASELPQVSAGGNFERQRFARYNTPAPPGGTTVWNNSIAADLSYDLDLWGKDRAIREGALDAVQASVADDRFAVVELQTAVVRAYVRLALQYALLDAYQSVQAEEQHTLDIATRRLEAGIGSRLEVSQATTQAAMSVTKVQEAQQQLALSRIDIAALAGKGAGYGDTLKRPALALNVPIALPASLPVDLIGHRPDIVAQRWRVLAAEKGMTAAHAAFYPNIDLLATASLGSAATFGGFFNLLGSNGAGHNLGAAISLPVFDGGRLRGEYGVAVSDRDAAVDAYNAAIVDAMRGVAAQVTSLRALDAQRASIDSTLDSARDAYRLADAGYRNGITEFLNVLAAQNAQLEQEERLAGVQAKRLDAWALLMKELGGGFAATAADRAAMEPDHARRN; this is encoded by the coding sequence ATGAAGCAGCGTCCGCCCATTCTGAAGACAGCATGTCGCGTAACGGCGATGGCCGCGCTAGGCGTGCTGCTCTGCTCGTGCATCAATGGCGGCGGCATTCGTCCGCACGAAACGGCGCTCGACCCGGCATCGCTCGATGCAGGCAACGCGATCCGCACCACACGCGATGCCGCCGCGTGGCCGTCCGACCGATGGTGGCAGCAATGGGGCGATCCGCAACTCGATACGCTCGTCGACGATGCGACGTCGGGCAACCCCGGCCTGAAGGAAGCACAGGCGCGCATCGACAACGCGCGCTTCCAGGCGCAGATCGCGGGCGCCTCGGAACTGCCGCAGGTCAGCGCGGGCGGCAACTTCGAGCGTCAGCGCTTCGCGCGTTACAACACGCCCGCGCCCCCCGGCGGCACGACGGTCTGGAACAACAGCATCGCGGCGGATCTGTCCTACGACCTCGACCTGTGGGGCAAGGACCGCGCGATCCGCGAAGGTGCGCTCGATGCCGTGCAGGCATCGGTGGCCGACGACCGTTTCGCCGTCGTCGAATTGCAGACGGCCGTCGTGCGCGCGTACGTTCGGCTCGCGTTGCAGTACGCGTTGCTCGATGCGTATCAGTCGGTGCAGGCCGAAGAGCAGCACACGCTCGACATCGCAACGCGCCGTCTGGAAGCAGGCATCGGCAGCCGGCTCGAAGTTTCGCAAGCGACGACGCAGGCGGCGATGAGCGTGACGAAGGTGCAGGAAGCGCAGCAGCAGCTTGCACTGAGCCGCATCGATATCGCCGCGCTCGCGGGCAAAGGCGCGGGCTATGGCGATACGCTGAAGCGGCCCGCGCTTGCGCTGAACGTGCCCATCGCGTTGCCCGCGTCGCTGCCCGTCGATCTGATCGGCCATCGGCCCGACATCGTCGCGCAGCGCTGGCGCGTGCTCGCCGCGGAAAAGGGCATGACGGCCGCGCACGCCGCGTTCTATCCGAACATCGATCTGCTCGCGACGGCATCGCTGGGATCGGCGGCGACCTTCGGCGGCTTCTTCAACCTGCTAGGCAGCAACGGCGCAGGCCACAATCTGGGCGCGGCCATTTCGCTGCCGGTCTTCGACGGCGGGCGGCTGCGCGGCGAATACGGTGTGGCCGTCTCGGACCGCGATGCCGCCGTCGACGCGTACAACGCGGCCATCGTCGATGCAATGCGCGGCGTCGCGGCGCAGGTCACGTCGCTGCGCGCGCTCGACGCGCAGCGGGCCTCGATCGACAGCACACTCGATTCGGCACGCGACGCCTATCGGCTCGCCGACGCGGGCTATCGCAACGGCATCACGGAGTTTCTGAACGTGCTCGCCGCGCAGAACGCACAGCTGGAGCAGGAAGAGCGGCTTGCCGGCGTACAGGCCAAACGGCTCGACGCGTGGGCGCTGCTGATGAAAGAACTGGGCGGCGGTTTCGCCGCGACGGCAGCGGACCGCGCTGCGATGGAGCCCGATCATGCCCGCCGAAATTGA
- a CDS encoding AraC family transcriptional regulator, whose product MTTCAHPAAAAPLKPKDTLGCVSSQLRKDIELDIGDIRFYRKCMDEAHLDRVAMPASGRGFLVGISLNSGHRRNIFNGERTVTKRFESDSIYIRDFSEDYRADLYGNFDFVLVELSRAYFTRLGDESGGPAISGLTCAIEQKDPVLGHLARALDGHLAHYGAIGSLFVEQMSVIMGTHLAQRYGNLRTPSPRAKGALSHAHEARAKELLIERSRHGASIADVASECNLSRGYFIRAFTRATGRTPHQWLLEQRVTEARQLIGATDMTLTEVAIFCGFADQSHLSRVFLKSVGMSPGAWRRAAGRQTSAGT is encoded by the coding sequence ATGACGACTTGCGCACATCCCGCGGCGGCCGCGCCGCTCAAGCCGAAGGACACGCTCGGCTGCGTGTCGAGCCAATTGCGCAAGGACATCGAACTGGATATTGGCGACATCCGCTTCTACCGCAAATGCATGGACGAAGCGCATCTGGATCGCGTCGCCATGCCCGCCTCCGGCCGCGGCTTTCTGGTCGGCATTTCGCTGAACAGCGGGCATCGGCGGAATATTTTTAACGGCGAGCGGACTGTCACTAAACGCTTCGAATCGGATTCGATTTATATCCGCGATTTTTCAGAAGATTATCGCGCGGATCTATATGGGAATTTCGACTTCGTGCTGGTCGAATTATCGCGTGCATACTTCACGCGGCTCGGCGACGAAAGCGGCGGCCCGGCGATCAGCGGGCTCACGTGCGCGATCGAACAGAAAGACCCTGTGCTCGGCCATCTCGCGCGTGCGCTCGACGGCCATCTCGCCCATTACGGCGCGATCGGTTCGCTGTTCGTCGAGCAGATGAGCGTCATCATGGGCACGCACCTCGCGCAGCGCTACGGCAATCTGCGCACCCCGTCGCCGCGTGCGAAAGGCGCGCTGTCGCACGCGCACGAGGCACGCGCGAAAGAGCTGCTGATCGAACGCTCGCGGCACGGCGCATCCATTGCCGACGTCGCCAGCGAATGCAATCTGTCGCGCGGCTATTTCATCCGCGCCTTCACACGCGCGACGGGGCGCACGCCGCATCAGTGGCTGCTCGAACAACGGGTGACGGAGGCGCGGCAGCTGATCGGCGCCACCGACATGACCCTCACGGAAGTCGCCATCTTTTGCGGATTCGCCGATCAGAGCCATCTGAGCCGCGTGTTTCTGAAGTCGGTCGGCATGTCGCCGGGCGCATGGCGGCGCGCAGCGGGACGGCAGACAAGCGCAGGAACGTAG